A genome region from Baekduia alba includes the following:
- a CDS encoding GGDEF domain-containing protein: protein MLQPSARARLRGALREAPDHYELLDARLVGRLAGFLFCCAGAIAALLLALDPPTGAVGGAGWPLAGATVALAFAFGGAMVVNRRAFPPVVLFGIALSGPSMLGLLQWLSGRESSYVQLLILSVVWCATVLPARRLAAAVAAGTVVVFLPMATGDWAGEMLPERIATLGIMWSLAVVCFVHANRMRDVRRSLRAEAAEADELARVDALTGLGNRRALDEELVSRVALATRTGTPLCALVGDLDGFKQINDRFGHGVGDEILTSVAWTMKDVVRAPDSCFRWGGDEFVVLLSDVGLAAAEEVADRITTTIASRCSTPDATPVSLTLGTAEHLPGQPPSRLLAIADAALLAAKPGSRIG, encoded by the coding sequence GTGCTGCAGCCATCCGCCCGCGCGCGCCTACGCGGGGCCCTGCGCGAGGCCCCGGACCACTACGAGCTGCTCGACGCCCGCCTCGTCGGACGGCTGGCGGGGTTCCTCTTCTGCTGCGCGGGCGCGATCGCGGCGCTGCTGCTGGCGCTCGATCCGCCGACCGGCGCGGTGGGCGGCGCCGGGTGGCCGCTGGCGGGCGCGACGGTGGCGCTGGCCTTCGCCTTCGGCGGCGCGATGGTCGTCAACCGCCGGGCGTTCCCGCCGGTGGTCCTGTTCGGGATCGCGCTGAGCGGACCGTCGATGCTGGGCCTGCTGCAGTGGCTGTCCGGTCGCGAGAGCTCCTATGTCCAGCTGCTCATCCTGAGCGTGGTCTGGTGCGCGACGGTCCTGCCCGCGCGCCGCCTGGCGGCGGCGGTCGCCGCCGGCACGGTCGTCGTGTTCCTCCCCATGGCCACGGGCGATTGGGCCGGCGAGATGCTGCCCGAGCGCATCGCGACGCTCGGGATCATGTGGAGCCTGGCGGTCGTCTGCTTCGTCCACGCCAACCGGATGCGCGACGTGCGCCGCTCGCTGCGCGCCGAGGCGGCCGAGGCCGACGAGTTGGCCCGGGTCGACGCGCTGACCGGGCTGGGCAACCGGCGGGCGCTGGACGAGGAGCTGGTCTCCCGCGTCGCCCTCGCGACGCGCACCGGCACCCCGCTGTGCGCTCTGGTCGGCGACCTCGACGGCTTCAAGCAGATCAACGACCGCTTCGGCCACGGGGTCGGCGACGAGATCCTGACCTCCGTCGCCTGGACGATGAAGGACGTCGTCCGCGCGCCCGACTCCTGCTTCCGCTGGGGCGGCGACGAGTTCGTGGTGCTGCTCAGCGACGTCGGCCTCGCCGCCGCCGAGGAGGTCGCCGACCGCATCACGACGACCATCGCCTCCCGCTGCTCGACGCCGGACGCCACACCGGTCTCCCTGACCCTCGGCACCGCCGAGCACCTGCCGGGCCAACCACCCTCCCGCCTGCTGGCGATCGCCGACGCGGCGCTGCTGGCCGCGAAGCCGGGCAGCCGCATCGGCTGA
- a CDS encoding aminotransferase class V-fold PLP-dependent enzyme: protein MDAAHLRSAFPVLERTAYLNAGTCGPVPAVAQQAAVEAWRYATEEGRGGAFYGKLVPLAQELRERYARLLNAPPTEIALMAGTSDGCAQVVANIGLQAGDEVVTADDEHPGVTGPLIAAREQRGVKVVAVPLAEIPAAITENTKLVACSHVSWHSGAVAPVADIVSAAKPYNIPILLDGAQGVGAIPVDVAQLGVDFYAGSGQKWLCGPVGCGMLWLAPAWVTRLEAPAPSYGGLTDPNAGMASGIADDARRHDTPLRDLSQVAGAVAAFDVLAEAGLPELQARAIAGAARLAQRLADAGHDVIARGDTTLVSWTAPGGDGDQAIAVRDRLQEAGITIRDLPGAGRLRASFGAWNDDEDVERLLTALAA, encoded by the coding sequence ATGGACGCCGCCCACCTGCGCTCCGCCTTCCCGGTCCTGGAGCGCACCGCCTACTTGAACGCTGGAACATGCGGGCCGGTGCCCGCCGTCGCCCAGCAGGCGGCCGTCGAGGCCTGGCGCTACGCCACAGAAGAGGGTCGCGGCGGCGCGTTCTACGGCAAGCTCGTCCCGCTCGCCCAGGAGCTGCGCGAGCGCTACGCGCGCCTGCTCAACGCGCCGCCGACCGAGATCGCCCTGATGGCCGGGACCAGCGACGGCTGCGCGCAGGTCGTCGCGAACATCGGGCTCCAGGCGGGCGACGAGGTCGTCACCGCCGACGACGAGCACCCCGGCGTCACCGGCCCGCTGATCGCCGCGCGCGAGCAGCGCGGCGTCAAGGTCGTCGCGGTCCCGCTCGCCGAGATCCCCGCGGCGATCACCGAGAACACCAAGTTGGTCGCGTGCTCGCACGTGTCGTGGCACAGCGGCGCGGTCGCGCCCGTCGCGGACATCGTGAGCGCGGCCAAGCCCTACAACATCCCGATCCTGCTCGACGGCGCGCAGGGCGTCGGCGCGATCCCGGTCGACGTCGCGCAGCTCGGCGTGGACTTCTATGCCGGCTCCGGGCAGAAGTGGCTGTGCGGGCCGGTCGGCTGCGGAATGCTGTGGCTCGCGCCCGCGTGGGTCACCCGGCTCGAGGCTCCCGCGCCGTCCTACGGCGGCCTCACCGACCCGAACGCCGGCATGGCCAGCGGGATCGCCGACGACGCCCGCCGCCACGACACGCCGCTGCGCGACCTCTCCCAGGTCGCGGGAGCCGTCGCCGCGTTCGACGTGCTCGCCGAGGCCGGCCTCCCCGAGCTCCAGGCGCGCGCGATCGCCGGCGCGGCCCGGCTGGCCCAGCGGCTCGCCGACGCCGGCCACGACGTCATCGCACGCGGCGACACCACGCTCGTCTCCTGGACCGCCCCCGGCGGCGACGGCGACCAGGCCATCGCGGTCCGCGACCGCCTCCAGGAGGCCGGCATCACGATTCGCGACCTCCCGGGCGCCGGCCGCCTGCGCGCGTCGTTCGGCGCCTGGAACGACGACGAGGACGTCGAGCGCCTGCTCACGGCGCTGGCCGCGTAG
- the thrS gene encoding threonine--tRNA ligase → MQAMKVTLPDGKELELADGATGADVAAAIGPGLAKAALAVQVDGRTLDLARPVPDGATVSILTDRSGDEALELIRHDTAHVLAAAMLELYPGVKISIGPAIENGFYYDFDFPEGVTFSDADFERVEAKMREHVAADEAFVREELSVADALERFRAEGQDYKVELIEDLVKNEGVDGVSLYTNGPFTDLCRGPHAPSTKRIGAFKLQSTAGAYWRGDSDRQMLTRVYGTAFFKQKELDAYLHLLEEARARDHRKLGRELGLFTFSELSPGMPLWQPPGMAIWNQLTDLWRTENRRRGYDEVKTPILWDVELFKASGHWQNYRDNMYFTDIEDRPMGLKPMNCPGHVQLFKDVRRSYRDLPMRFSEQGLVHRHEPSGTLHGLMRVRHITQDDAHIFCTEEQIEDEVVGCLDFGFDIYRLFGFEPKLELSTRPEKRLGADEIWDHAEEALENALKRQGLDYEVNPGDGAFYGPKIDLHMRDSLGRSWQLGTVQLDYQMPERLDASYTGADNAEHRPVMIHRALLGSFERFIGILIEHYAGEFPLWLAPTQATILTIADRHVDAAREFAETLRAAGVRVKLDDRTESVGRKIREAELSKSPYMLVVGDREAESGSVSVRRHKEGDIGTLTVDEFAQRIADEVADERSLDVPAAAVAAD, encoded by the coding sequence ATGCAGGCCATGAAGGTCACCCTCCCGGACGGCAAGGAGCTCGAGCTCGCCGATGGCGCCACGGGCGCCGATGTGGCAGCGGCGATCGGCCCGGGGCTCGCGAAGGCGGCCCTCGCGGTGCAGGTCGACGGGCGAACGCTGGACCTCGCCCGGCCGGTGCCGGACGGGGCCACCGTGAGCATCCTCACCGACCGCTCGGGCGACGAAGCTCTGGAGCTGATCCGGCACGACACCGCGCACGTCCTCGCCGCCGCGATGCTGGAGCTCTACCCGGGCGTGAAGATCTCGATCGGCCCGGCGATCGAGAACGGCTTCTACTACGACTTCGACTTCCCCGAGGGCGTGACGTTCTCCGACGCGGACTTCGAGCGCGTCGAGGCCAAGATGCGCGAGCACGTGGCCGCCGACGAGGCGTTCGTGCGCGAGGAGCTGTCGGTCGCCGACGCGCTGGAGCGCTTCCGGGCCGAGGGCCAGGACTACAAGGTCGAGCTGATCGAGGACCTCGTCAAGAACGAGGGCGTCGACGGCGTCTCGCTCTACACCAACGGGCCGTTCACCGACCTCTGTCGCGGGCCGCACGCGCCGTCGACCAAGCGGATCGGCGCGTTCAAGCTCCAGTCCACGGCGGGCGCGTACTGGCGCGGCGACTCCGACCGCCAGATGCTGACGCGCGTCTACGGGACGGCGTTCTTCAAGCAGAAGGAGCTGGACGCCTACCTGCACCTGCTGGAGGAGGCGCGGGCGCGCGACCACCGCAAGCTCGGGCGCGAGCTCGGGCTGTTCACCTTCTCCGAGCTGTCGCCGGGCATGCCGCTGTGGCAGCCGCCGGGCATGGCGATCTGGAACCAGCTGACCGACCTGTGGCGGACCGAGAACCGGCGCCGCGGCTACGACGAGGTCAAGACGCCGATCCTGTGGGACGTCGAGCTGTTCAAGGCCAGCGGCCACTGGCAGAACTACCGCGACAACATGTACTTCACGGACATCGAGGACCGGCCGATGGGCCTCAAGCCCATGAACTGCCCGGGCCATGTCCAGCTGTTCAAGGACGTCCGCCGCTCCTACCGCGACCTGCCGATGCGGTTCAGCGAGCAGGGGCTGGTGCACCGCCACGAGCCGTCCGGGACGTTGCACGGGCTGATGCGCGTCCGGCACATCACGCAGGACGACGCCCACATCTTCTGCACCGAGGAGCAGATCGAGGACGAGGTCGTCGGCTGCCTGGACTTCGGGTTCGACATCTACCGGCTGTTCGGCTTCGAGCCCAAGCTGGAGCTGTCGACGCGGCCGGAGAAGCGCCTGGGCGCCGACGAGATCTGGGACCACGCGGAGGAGGCGCTGGAGAACGCGCTCAAGCGCCAGGGCCTCGACTACGAGGTCAACCCGGGCGACGGCGCGTTCTACGGGCCGAAGATCGACCTGCACATGCGCGACTCCCTGGGCCGCTCGTGGCAGCTCGGCACGGTCCAGCTCGACTACCAGATGCCCGAGCGCCTGGACGCGAGCTACACGGGCGCCGACAACGCCGAGCACCGTCCGGTGATGATCCACCGCGCGTTGTTGGGGTCCTTCGAGCGCTTCATCGGGATCCTCATCGAGCACTACGCCGGCGAGTTCCCGCTGTGGCTGGCCCCGACCCAGGCGACGATCCTCACCATCGCCGACCGCCACGTCGACGCCGCCCGCGAGTTCGCCGAGACGCTCCGCGCCGCCGGCGTCCGCGTCAAGCTCGACGACCGCACCGAGTCCGTCGGGCGCAAGATCCGCGAGGCCGAGCTCTCGAAGAGCCCCTACATGCTGGTCGTCGGCGACCGCGAGGCCGAATCCGGCTCCGTGTCCGTCCGCCGTCACAAGGAAGGCGACATCGGCACGCTCACGGTCGACGAGTTCGCCCAGCGGATCGCCGACGAGGTGGCCGACGAGCGGTCCTTGGACGTCCCGGCGGCGGCGGTCGCCGCCGACTAG
- a CDS encoding transglycosylase family protein: protein MRSRTLTGMTLAGGILAAATAAPAGAATLSTPALPVAGDGLAPIVKVAKTPLIRRDLRLARTVARVKGTKLKQSYAKTIRAWSITKLTRHHTHLKRELRAARRAAEQRSTASPALEAIAACESGGNPRTDTGNGFYGKYQFTLDTWQAVGGSGNPARASEAEQDRRAAQLMARAGAGQWPVCGA, encoded by the coding sequence ATGCGATCTCGCACGCTCACCGGAATGACCCTCGCCGGCGGCATCCTCGCCGCCGCGACGGCCGCCCCTGCCGGCGCAGCCACCCTCAGCACCCCCGCCCTGCCGGTCGCCGGCGACGGCCTCGCGCCGATCGTCAAGGTGGCCAAGACCCCGCTGATCCGGCGCGATCTGCGGCTCGCGCGCACGGTGGCCCGTGTGAAGGGCACCAAGCTGAAGCAGAGCTACGCCAAGACGATCCGCGCCTGGTCGATCACGAAGCTGACGCGCCACCACACCCATCTCAAGCGCGAGCTGCGCGCCGCGCGCCGCGCCGCCGAGCAGCGCTCCACCGCGTCCCCCGCCCTCGAGGCGATCGCCGCGTGCGAGTCCGGCGGCAACCCCCGCACGGACACCGGCAACGGCTTCTACGGCAAGTACCAGTTCACCCTTGACACCTGGCAGGCCGTCGGCGGCTCCGGCAACCCGGCGCGCGCATCGGAGGCCGAGCAGGACCGCCGCGCCGCGCAGCTCATGGCGCGGGCCGGCGCGGGCCAGTGGCCCGTCTGCGGCGCCTGA
- the infC gene encoding translation initiation factor IF-3, giving the protein MPEVRVIGDDGQQVGVMKTDQALRMAQDRDLDLVEVAPEARPPVVRILDYSKYKYEQAQKVKQARKHQQQIVIREIKFRPKIAQHDYDTKKGHVERFLRHKDKVKITIMFRGREVTHPERGRMILDRLAEELQELAVIEQRPNLDGRNMTMMLGPSKAVLAGTLDEDGKAEGDAEAEAPETAADGAVAEAEAAPAVDPPTDAEAPADAEAEADEPDDAEAEAEADEPDDAEPDADVAAEAAPAADAERAAE; this is encoded by the coding sequence GTGCCCGAGGTACGCGTCATCGGCGACGATGGCCAGCAGGTGGGCGTCATGAAGACCGATCAGGCCCTGCGCATGGCGCAGGATCGCGATCTCGACCTCGTGGAGGTCGCGCCTGAGGCGCGTCCGCCCGTCGTCCGGATCCTGGACTACTCGAAGTACAAGTACGAGCAGGCCCAGAAGGTCAAGCAGGCGCGCAAGCACCAGCAGCAGATCGTCATCCGGGAGATCAAGTTCCGGCCGAAGATCGCGCAGCACGACTACGACACCAAGAAGGGTCACGTCGAGCGCTTCCTGCGCCACAAGGACAAGGTCAAGATCACGATCATGTTCCGTGGTCGCGAGGTGACCCATCCCGAGCGCGGCCGCATGATCCTCGACCGTCTGGCGGAGGAGCTCCAGGAGCTCGCCGTCATCGAGCAGCGGCCCAACCTCGACGGGCGCAACATGACCATGATGCTCGGCCCGTCCAAGGCCGTGCTGGCCGGGACGCTGGACGAGGACGGCAAGGCCGAGGGCGACGCCGAGGCCGAGGCGCCGGAGACCGCCGCCGACGGCGCGGTCGCCGAGGCGGAAGCCGCTCCGGCGGTCGACCCGCCGACCGACGCCGAGGCACCCGCCGACGCTGAGGCCGAAGCCGACGAGCCCGACGACGCCGAGGCTGAGGCCGAAGCCGACGAGCCCGACGACGCCGAGCCGGACGCCGACGTCGCGGCCGAAGCCGCCCCCGCGGCCGACGCCGAGCGCGCGGCCGAGTAA
- a CDS encoding MopE-related protein, producing MRRLIAPLALLVALGAAGPASASITVAKTAADTITVTSTAATPNDAITYKLTAGKLGIDRSAGESLAPGLGCTGNATNVTCAVDFITRLVIQLGPGDDTITGTPSLPIGMHAEISGGPGRDTLRGTDASNDVLAGDEGDDVLDGGFGDDTVSGGAGDDAITANLGADVYRGGTGFDTLSYAPYSAGVRVTVGAGGADDGSVGEADDVGGDLERVDGGTGDDTLLGSNAGEILAGGAGNDTLDGGGGADLLTGGAGDDVLGARDGVADVVSCGDGTDTATVDQLDGPDSCESVASATVDTGGAGGSGPGAGAAGAPPARVDGDGDGSALGADCDDHDKAVHPGATEVPGNGKDDDCNGVATSLLSPAIALTVAQTAGTKSTIFRKLSVGGAPAGATLTLTCKAVKKSACPFATTTAKAGTAAKVVSFLKAFKKAKLPVGTVVELRVEAGAATAIHVERLTTRAGKAPKRATSCVNPATKATLAC from the coding sequence ATGCGCAGGCTCATCGCCCCGCTGGCGCTGCTCGTCGCCCTGGGTGCGGCGGGTCCCGCGTCAGCCAGCATCACCGTCGCCAAGACGGCCGCCGACACGATCACCGTGACGTCGACCGCCGCGACCCCGAACGACGCCATCACCTACAAGCTGACGGCCGGCAAGCTCGGGATCGACCGCTCGGCGGGTGAGAGCCTGGCGCCCGGCCTGGGTTGCACGGGCAACGCCACCAACGTGACCTGCGCGGTCGACTTCATCACGCGCCTGGTCATCCAACTCGGCCCGGGCGACGACACGATCACCGGGACGCCGTCGCTGCCGATCGGCATGCACGCCGAGATCTCGGGCGGGCCGGGACGCGACACGCTGCGCGGCACCGACGCCAGCAACGACGTGCTCGCCGGCGACGAGGGCGACGACGTCCTCGACGGCGGCTTCGGCGACGACACGGTCTCCGGCGGCGCCGGCGACGACGCGATCACGGCCAACCTCGGCGCCGACGTCTACCGCGGCGGCACCGGCTTCGACACGCTCAGCTACGCGCCCTACTCCGCGGGCGTCCGCGTGACGGTGGGCGCCGGCGGCGCCGACGACGGCAGCGTGGGGGAGGCCGACGACGTCGGCGGCGACCTCGAGCGCGTCGACGGCGGCACCGGCGACGACACGCTGCTCGGCTCCAACGCGGGCGAGATCCTGGCCGGCGGTGCCGGCAACGACACGCTCGACGGCGGCGGGGGCGCGGACCTCTTGACCGGCGGTGCGGGGGACGACGTGCTCGGCGCCCGCGACGGCGTCGCCGACGTCGTGTCCTGCGGCGACGGGACCGACACGGCGACCGTCGACCAGCTCGACGGGCCGGACTCGTGCGAGAGCGTCGCGTCGGCGACGGTCGACACCGGCGGGGCCGGCGGCTCCGGGCCGGGCGCCGGCGCGGCCGGCGCCCCGCCCGCGCGGGTCGACGGCGACGGCGACGGCAGCGCGCTCGGCGCCGACTGCGACGACCACGACAAGGCCGTCCACCCGGGCGCGACCGAGGTCCCCGGCAACGGCAAGGACGACGACTGCAACGGCGTCGCGACCTCGCTGCTGTCGCCCGCGATCGCGCTGACCGTCGCGCAGACCGCGGGCACCAAGTCCACCATCTTCCGCAAGCTCAGCGTCGGCGGCGCGCCCGCGGGCGCCACGCTGACGCTGACCTGCAAGGCGGTCAAGAAGAGCGCGTGCCCGTTCGCGACGACGACGGCGAAGGCCGGCACCGCGGCCAAGGTGGTGTCCTTCCTCAAGGCCTTCAAGAAGGCGAAGCTGCCGGTCGGGACGGTGGTCGAGCTGCGCGTCGAGGCCGGCGCGGCGACGGCGATCCACGTGGAGCGGCTGACGACCCGCGCGGGCAAGGCGCCCAAGCGGGCGACGTCGTGCGTCAACCCGGCGACGAAGGCGACGCTGGCCTGCTGA
- a CDS encoding glycosyltransferase gives MSDQAPSVAVLVAAYQAAPYVGQAVRSALAQEYPADRVHVVVVDDGSTDGTGDVVAEIAREHPDRVTLVRQENRGSVGAVNRCAEQPAAQDADLLAILDADDAWPADKLTAQVALLQARPEVGLVYTDMRVIDGAGTVVQESWLSDSRPPMGRSFSTFLRENLVTGSSIVVRGTLRDALFPIPDDMAWADWWLAVRASQLSEIAYLPIPRTLYRFHGANMSLGAQGAARLRELRHGLRLQRWFLRRVDAADVGVDELERAWDAFARLADEARVAAGTPFVELVAVSDLDRAEAASLAARARDLRDDRQLHEALAVAVRGAAADPLSDDARGTLVALRAALGQDAVGPRPLRGARALVVCVAADDLLRDPPLLAACAAAFGDLPDVTIAVDAVAFDAAEATGRISALADEQGVADDPRLDLALVVGPLDELGAARLRAGLAVRIGTRRPADDVPWFGPDQLDEARTLLLLSRPASPSSPG, from the coding sequence GTGTCGGACCAGGCGCCCTCCGTCGCGGTCCTCGTGGCCGCCTACCAGGCGGCGCCCTACGTCGGCCAGGCGGTCCGCAGCGCGCTCGCGCAGGAGTACCCGGCCGACCGCGTGCACGTCGTCGTGGTCGACGACGGCTCCACCGACGGCACCGGCGACGTCGTCGCGGAGATCGCGCGCGAGCATCCCGACCGTGTGACGCTCGTCCGCCAGGAGAACCGCGGCAGCGTCGGGGCCGTCAACCGCTGCGCCGAGCAGCCGGCCGCCCAGGACGCCGACCTCCTCGCGATCCTCGACGCCGACGACGCCTGGCCCGCCGACAAGCTCACCGCCCAGGTCGCGCTGCTCCAGGCCCGCCCCGAGGTCGGCCTCGTCTACACCGACATGCGCGTGATCGACGGCGCGGGCACGGTCGTCCAGGAGTCCTGGCTCTCGGACTCCCGCCCGCCGATGGGCCGCTCGTTCTCGACCTTCCTGCGCGAGAACCTCGTGACGGGCTCGTCGATCGTGGTGCGCGGCACGCTGCGCGACGCCCTGTTCCCGATTCCCGACGACATGGCCTGGGCGGACTGGTGGCTGGCCGTGCGCGCGTCGCAGCTGAGCGAGATCGCCTACCTCCCGATCCCGCGCACGCTCTACCGCTTCCACGGGGCCAACATGTCGCTCGGCGCCCAGGGCGCCGCGCGGCTGCGCGAGCTGCGCCACGGCCTGCGGCTGCAGCGCTGGTTCCTGCGCCGCGTGGACGCCGCCGACGTCGGGGTCGACGAGCTCGAGCGCGCGTGGGACGCCTTCGCGCGCCTGGCCGACGAGGCGCGCGTGGCGGCCGGGACGCCGTTCGTCGAGCTGGTCGCGGTCAGCGACCTGGATCGCGCCGAGGCCGCGTCGCTCGCCGCCCGCGCGCGCGACCTGCGCGACGACCGCCAGCTCCACGAGGCCCTCGCCGTGGCGGTGCGCGGCGCCGCCGCCGACCCGTTGAGCGACGACGCGCGCGGCACGCTCGTCGCCCTGCGCGCCGCGCTCGGCCAGGACGCCGTCGGCCCGCGGCCGCTGCGCGGCGCCCGCGCGCTCGTCGTCTGCGTCGCCGCCGACGACCTGCTGCGCGACCCGCCGCTGCTGGCCGCCTGCGCCGCGGCGTTCGGCGACCTGCCCGACGTGACGATCGCGGTCGACGCCGTGGCCTTCGACGCCGCCGAGGCCACCGGCCGGATCTCCGCGCTGGCCGACGAGCAGGGCGTCGCCGACGACCCGCGCCTGGACCTCGCGCTCGTGGTCGGCCCGCTGGACGAGCTCGGCGCCGCACGCCTGCGCGCCGGTCTCGCGGTCCGGATCGGCACGCGCCGGCCGGCCGACGACGTGCCCTGGTTCGGGCCCGATCAGCTCGACGAGGCCCGCACGCTGCTGCTGCTCAGCAGGCCAGCGTCGCCTTCGTCGCCGGGTTGA